In Halosegnis marinus, one genomic interval encodes:
- a CDS encoding VOC family protein, with amino-acid sequence MYAPLDHVMMRVSDLDESLDWYTTHLNYEEKGRWEADTFTNVYLGPEDAHEAGAVLELTSNHDSEPEEVGDAWGHIAVRVPEGELQERYDELMDGGVEDYRDPESCGNRYAFVKDPDGHEIEIVKRDYGPLYSLDHTMIRVEDADEALGFWTRKFEYEHVGRWESDTFANYFMTPADAPQESMALELTYNYDGREYTMGDAWGHLAVQVEDLDEAWDQLMTREADDHRDPAACDDLYAFTFDNEGHEIELLESHVTND; translated from the coding sequence ATGTACGCGCCGCTCGACCACGTCATGATGCGGGTCTCCGACCTCGATGAGTCGCTCGACTGGTACACGACCCACCTGAACTACGAGGAGAAGGGCCGCTGGGAGGCCGACACGTTCACCAACGTCTACCTCGGCCCCGAGGACGCCCACGAGGCCGGGGCCGTCCTCGAACTCACGTCCAATCACGACTCCGAGCCGGAGGAGGTGGGCGACGCGTGGGGCCACATCGCCGTGCGCGTCCCCGAGGGCGAACTACAGGAGCGCTACGACGAACTGATGGACGGCGGCGTCGAGGACTACCGCGACCCCGAGTCCTGCGGCAACCGCTACGCGTTCGTGAAGGACCCCGACGGCCACGAGATCGAGATCGTCAAGCGCGACTACGGGCCGCTGTACTCGCTCGACCACACGATGATCCGCGTCGAGGACGCCGACGAGGCGCTCGGCTTCTGGACCCGGAAGTTCGAGTACGAACACGTCGGCCGCTGGGAGTCGGACACCTTCGCGAACTACTTCATGACGCCCGCCGACGCGCCGCAGGAGTCGATGGCGCTCGAACTCACCTACAACTACGACGGCCGCGAGTACACGATGGGCGACGCGTGGGGCCACCTCGCCGTGCAGGTCGAGGACCTCGACGAGGCGTGGGACCAGTTGATGACCCGCGAGGCCGACGACCACCGCGACCCGGCCGCCTGCGACGACCTCTACGCGTTCACCTTCGACAACGAGGGCCACGAGATAGAACTGCTGGAGAGCCACGTCACGAACGACTGA